One Chlorobaculum limnaeum genomic window carries:
- a CDS encoding hydrogenase iron-sulfur subunit, whose translation MSEPFEPKIVAFVCTYCTYAGADLAGTSRLKYAPNVRIVRLPCTGRISPMFILKALQKGADSVLVSGCHPGDCHFAAGNYHARRRWTVFRALLAFTGIPEDRIRFSWISAAEGAKFAELINEITEDTRKLGPFTQYQELQKVIETQSTY comes from the coding sequence ATGAGCGAACCATTCGAACCGAAAATAGTGGCTTTTGTCTGCACCTACTGCACCTACGCGGGCGCTGACCTCGCAGGTACGAGCCGTCTGAAATACGCTCCGAACGTCAGAATCGTGCGTCTCCCCTGCACCGGACGCATCAGCCCGATGTTCATCCTCAAGGCATTGCAGAAAGGCGCCGACTCCGTGCTCGTCAGCGGCTGCCATCCGGGTGACTGCCACTTCGCCGCGGGCAACTACCACGCCCGCCGCCGCTGGACGGTCTTCCGCGCCCTGCTCGCCTTCACCGGTATTCCGGAAGATCGCATCCGCTTCTCGTGGATCAGCGCCGCCGAGGGGGCCAAGTTCGCCGAGCTCATCAACGAGATCACCGAGGACACCCGCAAGCTCGGGCCATTCACGCAGTATCAGGAGCTGCAGAAAGTCATCGAAACCCAGTCGACCTATTAA
- a CDS encoding FAD/NAD(P)-binding protein — MIYSPFPMRVVSKRAEAPGVNTLKLEFVKQEDHEFFKANYKTGMFGLYGIFGEGESTFCVASPETRKEYIECTFRQSGRVTSTLANTDAGDIVTFRGPYGNRFPIEEFEGKNLLFIAGGIALPPTRSVIWSCLDQREKYKDVTIVYGARTVADLVYKDELDEWKKRDDVRLVLTVDPGGETPDWQDHVGFVPTVLEQAAPSPENTIAVLCGPPIMIKFTLAALEKLGFTAENVYTTLENRMKCGVGKCGRCNVGSVYICKEGPVFTAAEVQAMPQADL; from the coding sequence ATGATCTACAGCCCGTTTCCGATGCGGGTTGTGTCGAAGCGCGCTGAAGCCCCCGGCGTCAACACGCTCAAGCTCGAATTCGTCAAGCAGGAGGATCACGAGTTCTTCAAGGCGAACTACAAGACCGGCATGTTCGGTCTGTACGGCATCTTCGGCGAGGGCGAGAGCACCTTCTGCGTCGCCAGCCCGGAGACCCGCAAGGAGTACATCGAGTGCACCTTCCGCCAGTCGGGGCGCGTGACTTCGACGCTCGCCAACACCGACGCAGGGGACATCGTGACCTTCCGCGGCCCCTACGGCAACCGCTTCCCGATCGAAGAGTTCGAGGGCAAGAACCTCCTCTTCATCGCGGGCGGCATCGCGCTTCCCCCGACGCGCAGCGTCATCTGGTCGTGCCTCGACCAGCGGGAGAAGTACAAGGACGTGACCATCGTTTACGGCGCGAGAACCGTGGCCGACCTGGTCTATAAGGATGAGCTGGACGAGTGGAAAAAGCGCGACGACGTACGGCTCGTGCTGACGGTCGATCCGGGAGGCGAAACGCCGGACTGGCAGGATCACGTGGGCTTTGTGCCGACCGTGCTCGAACAGGCCGCCCCGTCGCCGGAGAACACCATCGCCGTCCTCTGCGGCCCGCCGATCATGATCAAGTTCACGCTCGCCGCGCTCGAAAAACTCGGCTTCACGGCGGAGAACGTCTATACGACGCTCGAAAACCGCATGAAATGCGGCGTCGGCAAATGCGGCCGCTGCAACGTCGGCTCGGTTTATATCTGCAAAGAAGGCCCGGTCTTCACAGCAGCCGAAGTGCAGGCAATGCCGCAGGCGGATTTGTAA
- a CDS encoding 4Fe-4S dicluster domain-containing protein, with product MTRILLRNKLDDCLAAWQKAGFSVLAPVKRHEMSTFGEVQKASDMALDLVLTERTIKDHFFPQTEPLIKYKIGKHQIDSETMTPPERKRVFFGVRPCDASGLAIDDPLFGWDYKDDYWFRRRDNSVIVTIACSQADDFCMCTSVKLSPDSSKGADVLLRPLSDGSGWQVEAVSDRGTALLETISSLLQESSAETAPLPQVAEKFDVEKVMEWLADPASFESQFWKDISLRCVGCGSCTFLCPTCHCFDIQDEGDTYQGIRRKNWDSCSFPLFTMHTSGNNPRNTQSTRWRQRIMHKFNYYRGKFGVNSCSGCGRCTRQCPVDMGITETLQAISNLPR from the coding sequence ATGACCAGAATACTTCTCAGGAATAAACTCGACGACTGCCTTGCCGCGTGGCAAAAAGCCGGATTCAGCGTGCTCGCGCCCGTGAAACGGCACGAAATGAGCACCTTCGGCGAGGTTCAGAAAGCCAGCGACATGGCCCTCGACCTCGTGCTGACCGAGCGCACCATCAAGGATCACTTCTTTCCACAGACCGAGCCGCTCATCAAATACAAGATCGGCAAGCACCAGATCGACAGCGAAACCATGACGCCGCCAGAAAGGAAGCGCGTCTTCTTCGGCGTGCGCCCCTGCGACGCCTCGGGCCTGGCCATCGACGATCCGCTCTTCGGCTGGGACTACAAGGACGACTACTGGTTCCGCCGCCGCGACAACTCGGTGATCGTCACCATCGCCTGCTCGCAGGCGGACGACTTCTGCATGTGCACCTCGGTGAAGCTCTCGCCCGACAGCTCGAAAGGCGCGGACGTGTTGCTCCGCCCGCTCTCGGACGGCAGCGGCTGGCAGGTCGAGGCTGTCTCGGATCGAGGCACGGCGCTGTTGGAGACGATCTCTTCGCTCCTGCAGGAGAGTTCCGCCGAAACCGCTCCCCTGCCCCAGGTGGCCGAGAAGTTCGATGTCGAAAAGGTGATGGAGTGGCTGGCCGATCCGGCGAGCTTCGAGAGCCAGTTCTGGAAGGATATTTCGCTGCGCTGCGTCGGCTGCGGAAGCTGCACCTTCCTCTGCCCCACCTGCCACTGCTTCGACATCCAGGACGAGGGCGACACCTACCAGGGCATCCGCCGCAAGAACTGGGACAGTTGCTCCTTCCCGCTCTTCACGATGCACACCTCCGGCAACAACCCGAGGAACACGCAATCGACCCGCTGGCGGCAGCGCATCATGCACAAATTCAACTACTATCGCGGCAAGTTCGGCGTCAACAGTTGCTCCGGCTGCGGCCGCTGCACCCGCCAGTGCCCGGTGGACATGGGTATTACCGAAACTCTGCAAGCGATTTCAAATTTACCGAGGTGA
- a CDS encoding 4Fe-4S dicluster domain-containing protein, with protein sequence MGIQEQYRNEAAALLSSGEVKLVIGFGAGSTADRRRPLFARTPEQAQKFVLDAACIANLSTYLVAEGLLSDGKKVGVFLKPDGIRSVNILISEAQLKPEQVVILGYAIENGKEVTPLEGRNISDFSIGEKIRKLTPPPHVIEAAEKIEAMSPAERFEFWKEHFSKCIKCYACRQVCPMCYCRRCIVDVNQPQWVSTSSHTLGNFEWNLVRAFHLAGRCAACGACDRACPVNIPLRLVNYRMGKEVRSAFNYVAGENSDQKPVLASFKQDDPETFIL encoded by the coding sequence ATGGGAATACAGGAACAATACAGAAATGAAGCGGCGGCGCTGCTCTCGTCGGGCGAGGTGAAGCTGGTCATCGGCTTCGGCGCAGGTTCGACCGCCGACCGACGACGACCGCTCTTTGCCCGCACGCCGGAACAGGCGCAGAAGTTCGTGCTCGACGCGGCCTGCATCGCGAATCTCTCGACCTACCTGGTCGCCGAAGGCTTACTTTCGGATGGCAAGAAAGTCGGAGTTTTCCTCAAACCGGACGGCATCCGCAGCGTCAATATTCTCATCTCGGAGGCTCAGCTCAAGCCGGAACAGGTGGTGATCCTCGGCTACGCCATCGAGAACGGTAAGGAAGTTACGCCACTCGAAGGACGGAACATTTCGGATTTCAGCATCGGCGAAAAAATCAGGAAGCTGACGCCGCCGCCCCACGTCATCGAGGCCGCCGAAAAGATCGAGGCGATGAGTCCCGCCGAGCGCTTCGAGTTCTGGAAAGAGCATTTCTCGAAGTGCATCAAGTGCTACGCCTGCCGCCAGGTCTGCCCGATGTGCTACTGCCGCCGCTGCATCGTTGACGTCAACCAGCCGCAGTGGGTCAGCACCTCGTCGCACACCCTCGGCAACTTCGAATGGAACCTCGTCCGCGCCTTCCACCTTGCCGGACGCTGCGCGGCATGCGGTGCCTGCGACCGCGCCTGCCCGGTGAACATTCCGCTCCGGCTCGTCAACTACCGCATGGGCAAGGAGGTGCGTAGCGCCTTCAATTACGTCGCTGGCGAAAACAGCGACCAGAAACCGGTGCTCGCGAGCTTCAAGCAGGACGATCCCGAGACCTTCATTCTTTAA